In Fusarium oxysporum f. sp. lycopersici 4287 chromosome 9, whole genome shotgun sequence, the genomic stretch ATACATATCTCAGGATAGTTGGCCCGTGAATTTATAAAGAAATGACGGGCCGTCTTTATAGCTAAAGATGTACTTGCATTATATTAAACATCCGCAAGCCCAATACCGGTAGTTTTTCAAAGTTTATAACTTCCGCGAGATCCGGATCATACTAACGTCGCAGTATAAAGCTTGTCAGAAATGCTGATCCCAGGAAGATGAATGATGACATGTAAGAATTTAGTCTCGTGCAGCGGACAGCCAATGAACAGCGCCACATTCCGAACATGCCAATCGGCTAATTGAATGTCTGATCCTTTGATAAGACCTCATAAATACCACTGCGCCCTCACTTTTGCGACACTTTCATCTCTACTACAAGTCAGGCGTAAAGGAAGCCAGACGAAAAGGAAATGAAGCACGTCAGTGTTGCCATCATAGGCGCCGGTGAGTAATCGCGCGACATCTCATAATGATCTCTAACATGTCAAGGTCCAACGGGCATTTCCATGCTCAAGCAGCTTCTCCAAGATGGCTTCAGCGCAACGTTGTTCGAGAGACGTAGTTCCGTCGGAGGTTTATGGGCATACGATGCAAATAATGGGTGGACTACTGCTTTAGCATCCACGAGTGCGAATATTAGCAAGTATACTTGTGGATTTACCGATTTTCCAATACCAGACAGTACGTTGGGCCTGGCTCTGCTGACGTGATGTCGCTTACTGCAACTAGAGTATCCTGTCTATCTCAGTGCAGCGAACTTTCAAGAGTTTATGCAGAGTTACGCTGAGCACTTCAAGCTCACAGAGCACATCTCGTTCAATAGCAGTGTTCAAGTTGTCAACCGCAACAGCGACGATAGTGGGTGGGTAGTACAGGTTGAGAAAGTCGGGACGGGAGAAACAGAATCTCGCCCATTTGACAAGGTTGTTTTCTGTCATGGCTATCAGACTCAGAGAGTGATGCCGACGTTTCCAGGGCAGGATAAGTTTGAGGGAGAGATTATACACTCGCAGCAGTACCGAAGGTTCGTGACACTCTGATGCGCGATTCCCTGGAACATACTCACCAATAAATTCTAGCCCAGAAGCGTTCCGGGGCAAAAGAGTGGTAATTCTCGGCTTATCCACAACAACAGGCGAGATCACGCCACAAGTCATCAGCACAGCGAAAAAGGTCTACGTCTCCCATAGAAGTGGCCAAATGATGGTAAAACGCATGCGTAAAGGACGGCCGACAGACCTATTGATCTCGTGGAGACGCCGCCAGATTACACAATGGATGGCAAGAAACGTACCTAATTTCTACAGGTACTTAGCAGGCTGGGGAGCCAGACTTCTCTCGTCTCAATTCTCAGACGTGAAACTTGACCCGGAATGGCGGATTCAGTCATTCCGTAACCCGACGTTGCGATTACCGGGTCTCATCCAAGATATTGTTCCTCATCTGCAAGACGGCAGCTTGACGAGTTTGCACGGGATCAAACGCTTCTTGGGCGGACGATCAATCGAGTTTGATGACGGGACTGTAGTGGATGACGTGGACAGCGTTATCCTTACTACAGGCTACCGTGCCGACTTTTCGGTCGCTCCTTTCATTGAGAAGAGTATGCCAAAGTCACCTAGCTATCAGGGACCCGCCATTCAACGCCTATACATGAATGTCTTTCCCCCAAAATACGCAGACAGCTGCGCGGTGCTTTGCTACTCAGCATATGGCAAAAACAACGGTTTCTCATTCAGCGATGTCATGAACATGGCCATCTCAAACATTTGGCGAGGCGTGAGCAAATTGCCGCTTTATGGAGAGATGGAGAAATGGGTTGACGGGCATCAAAGATGGGTCGCAGCAAACTGGGTCCGCGAGCCGCATCTAGACGTGAGCATGGTCAAACAGTATGAGTTCCAGCCCTGGATGCACGAACAAGCCGGAACGGGTATGGAGAATTTGGGATGGGGATGGGCAGGGTGGAAGTTCTGGTGGAAGGACAGGGAGATGTATAACCTCATGAATCACGGTGTAGAGACGGCTCACATGTTTCGGTATTTCGAGACGGGCAAGAGAAAGACGTGGGAGGGGGCGAGGGATGAGATTATTCGCCAGAACAGAATTGTTGAGGAGAGCTTTTCTGGGAAGAATAAGAAGCTGAGGGAGGAATAGGTTACAGCCAAGCCACAAGATCTTTCTAGAACTACAACTCCTATGTCTTGGGCCCGGCATTAGAATCGGATGTAGGTGGCTATATTTGGATTCACTGGAATTATGACCGCATTTCATTTATATCCCCTGCATATAACGGTCTTGCTTAAGCCCCGCGAACGGACCAGTTGCCTATATCCTGCACCGCATAACTCCCGCTCCAAGATTATGGTCAGGAGAAAACGGCGAGCTGCGGAATTGAACCTAGCCGCTGATCTTCGATGCGACAAGCACCAGCCCCTGCAGCGGGGGATTCGATGGTTCTGGTTGGTGCATGTAACGATGTGCGGCTCAATGCCCCAGTTATGTCTTAAACCCGCGGGAGTGGAACCCGGGCCAAGCTACAAGTTCGGGGATGGGCGGAAACGCAGCTAGTGTGAGCCGATACTATGCCGTTCGTGGTAACTGATCTGTCTGTTCGTCGGGGTGGTATTGCACAGCCTGCAATGCGATGTGTGAGCCAAGCCTGTAGATTCTGCACTCGATGTTGGGTCTGGTAACTATTGGTTCTGTATAATGGGGGATTTGGTGCTCGGAGTGGTCAGGCATATGCAGTTGACCCCTGACTAGTTCTGGACTGAATGCCGAGGTCGTTACATTGAACTGATTCAACGAGACCTCCCCTGGTTTGAGTTGGGGCCCTGAGATTCTATGAATGGATACATAAATAGCAAGTTGCAGCCGACTTATACTGTACCTCACCATCCATTCATTGCAGTCATTCCTTCATTCTCCCTTGTTGACCTACCACGGCCACAGGGACGTCATTCATTTATTACACTCTTTTGATTGGATCTCACTTAATACATCATGAGACACGCCTTCTTTGCCGGCCTTCTGGCCGCCCCAGCTTCCGTGTGCGCCGTTGCCCTCACAGGCTACGAGTACATCGTCGTTGGGTCAGGTGCTGGAGGAGGACCTCTGGCTGCTCGCCTCGCATTGGCTGGTCACAAGACCCTTCTCATCGAAGCTGGTGACGACTACGCCTCGCTCAACTACACCGTCCCTGCCTACTCTGCCAATGCTTCTGAGGATCCCGAGATCTCGTGGAACTTCTTTGTTCGTCACTACGCTGACGATGAGCGACAAGCCCGTGACTACAAGACCACTTACGATACGCCCGACGGGGAGTACACTGGTCTTAACCCTCCTGAGGGCGCTGAGATCAAGGGTACTCTGTACCCCCGCACTCAAGCTCTGGGTGGCTGCACGGCTCACAATGCTTTGATCGCTGTTTACCCTCACCAGTCTGACTTTGAGTATATTGCCTCTCTCACCGGTGATGATTCGTGGTCAGCGGATAACATGCGAAAGTACTttgtcaaggctgaggacaACAACTACCGCCCTGCTGGCGAGGCTGGCCACGGCTACGATGGCTGGCTCAGCACTGAGACTGCTCCCCTCAGCATTCCTCTCAACGACGAGCAGCTTCTGAGCATCCTCAGCGGAGGCGCCGTTGCTCTGTCCGAGATGACTGGAAAGAACATCACCATGGATGGTCTGATTGCCGACGATGCCAACGCCGACACTCTGGCTCGTGATCAGGAGCCTGGCTTCTACCAGATCCCTCTGTCTACCAAGGACGCTAGCCGTATCGGACCCCGTGAGCTCATCCTCTCTGTCCGCGATGCCAAGCACCCCAACGGTACCAAGAAGTATCCTCTTGATGTCCGAACCAACTGCTACGTCACCAAGGTCACATTCGATGACTCCAAGCCTCCTCGTGCCAATGGCGTTGAGTTCCTCGACGGCAAGCATCTCTACAAGGCCAGCCCCCTTGCTACCGGTGCTGCTGGTACTCCCGGCAATGCCACTGCTTCTCGCGAGGTTGTCGTTGCTGGCGGTGTTTACAACACTCCCCAGATCCTCAAGCTTAGCGGTATCGGACCTGCtgatgagctgaagaagttCGATATCCCCGTTATTTCTGATCTTCCTGGTGTCGGTACCAACCTGCAGGACCACTACGAGATCTCTGTCCAGGGAACTCTCGAGAACAACTTCACATCCTTCGATGGCTGCACCTTCGGCCTCTTCACTGATGAGGACCCCTGTGTCGACCGCTGGAGAGCTCCCGTTGATGGTGATCACGGCATCTACTCCTCTTCCGGCCTTGCTGCCTCCATGTTCTACAAGAGCTCCACTGCTGAGAAGGACAACTTTGACATCTTCGCCTTCGGTGGTCCCGTCAACTTCAGAGGATACTTCCCCCAGTACGCTGTCAACGCCACCATCGAGCACAACTGGTTCTCATGGGCCATCCTCAAGGCTCACCCTCGCAACAACGCCGGCGAGGTCCTCCTCCAGTCTGCCGATCCTCTCGACATGCCTGCCATCACCTTCAACTACTTTGACACCGGAAACGGTGACTACTCTGCTGATCTCCAGGCCTTGTACGAGGCCGTCGAGCTTACCCGAAGCGCACTGGCCAGCCAGGCTGTCAATGTCACTGAGGTTCTCCCTGGTGCTGATGTTACTTCTCAGAAGGACATTGAGACATATGTCAAGGATGTTGCTTGGGGTCACCACGCTTCCTCTACTTGCCCCattggtgctgatgatgacAAGATGGCGGTTCTCGACTCCAAGTTCCGAGTTCGAGGTGTCGCTGGTCTTcgtgttgttgatgcttcGGTTTATCCTCGCATCCCCGGTACCTTTACAGCTGTGTCGACCTACAtggttgctgagaaggctgccgaCATCATGCtggctgagcttgaggaatagatgttgatgagaaaaGTGGTCATAATGTATATTAATGTTGAGCTGATCTTAGACGAAGACTAATACCAAGTAATGTCTGAGATATAATTGCTTTCTAATTGATTGATCAACACGTAATGCTTATCTATAGCCGATCAGACCATTCCCTCTGAGCATTCAAGAACAGTCCCTTGCTTGGTCCATCTAAGCAAAGCCGAGGTTCAAAGTATACTTCAGCGGCGTCGTGCCTGTGATGTACACATGATTGCCTTGCAAAGTCAGATTACCGCCATGCCAGCTATACTGCTCACCAGCATCGGCTGCGATTGGTCCTTTTCCATTTCCTGGCCCGAAGGTGATCTTGTCGTCGCCCACGCTGTACTCTCCCTTTCCTTCGATGAGGTGGTATATGGTTGTGTTGTCGCTATCAAGAATCTCCTTCACTCCCTTGAACTTTCCACCCTCTCTGAACGTCAGTTCAAAGGTCAATTCGACATTATCCTCTCCTGTAACCTCAAAATCGAGATCATATCCCTTCTTTGTCGGCTTGATCTCAACATCGGTTTTGAGACGACGAACACTGGTTGGGCGGTTCGTAAAGTCAAGCATGGCGTAAAAGCGACCATCGACCGACTTAGACAGCGCATATGTCCCGTTGTCGTCGCGTTTATCAGCTGGAATAGGTAGGTAGTATGGAACTTCGATCTCGCTCCCCAGCTTAATAACACCATCCTTGGATAGCTCAACGCCATTCGATCGGAAGTGACCCATGCTGAAAAAGCTAGCACTAAGCCGTACAGCTTCAAGAACCGCCTTTCCGTTCCAGGCTCGGAACATGGTCGGATTCGTCGAAAGGCCCGAGCCCATTCGGTTGTAGAACTCGGCCTTCTTTCCGTCCATGGTATACCAGTCCGACCCGCCAAATGCCGACACTGTGAGCTTTCCACGTCTGGCTCGTACAAGACCTGCCGACTTGTAGTGCTTCTTGAAGTCAGAAAATGGTTGCTTTTGTTTGGGCAATTCTG encodes the following:
- a CDS encoding choline dehydrogenase: MRHAFFAGLLAAPASVCAVALTGYEYIVVGSGAGGGPLAARLALAGHKTLLIEAGDDYASLNYTVPAYSANASEDPEISWNFFVRHYADDERQARDYKTTYDTPDGEYTGLNPPEGAEIKGTLYPRTQALGGCTAHNALIAVYPHQSDFEYIASLTGDDSWSADNMRKYFVKAEDNNYRPAGEAGHGYDGWLSTETAPLSIPLNDEQLLSILSGGAVALSEMTGKNITMDGLIADDANADTLARDQEPGFYQIPLSTKDASRIGPRELILSVRDAKHPNGTKKYPLDVRTNCYVTKVTFDDSKPPRANGVEFLDGKHLYKASPLATGAAGTPGNATASREVVVAGGVYNTPQILKLSGIGPADELKKFDIPVISDLPGVGTNLQDHYEISVQGTLENNFTSFDGCTFGLFTDEDPCVDRWRAPVDGDHGIYSSSGLAASMFYKSSTAEKDNFDIFAFGGPVNFRGYFPQYAVNATIEHNWFSWAILKAHPRNNAGEVLLQSADPLDMPAITFNYFDTGNGDYSADLQALYEAVELTRSALASQAVNVTEVLPGADVTSQKDIETYVKDVAWGHHASSTCPIGADDDKMAVLDSKFRVRGVAGLRVVDASVYPRIPGTFTAVSTYMVAEKAADIMLAELEE